In the Girardinichthys multiradiatus isolate DD_20200921_A chromosome 4, DD_fGirMul_XY1, whole genome shotgun sequence genome, one interval contains:
- the psma4 gene encoding proteasome subunit alpha type-4: MSRRYDSRTTIFSPEGRLYQVEYAMEAIGHAGTCLGILANDGVLLAAERRNIHKLLDEVFFSEKIYKLNEDMACSVAGITSDANVLTNELRLIAQRYLLQYQEPIPCEQLVTALCDIKQAYTQFGGKRPFGVSLLYMGWDKHYGFQLYQSDPSGNYGGWKATCIGNNSAAAVSMLKQDYKEGEMTLSSALALAIKVLNKTMDVSKLSAEKVEVATLTREDGKTKIKVLKQKEVEKLIKKHEAEEAKAEKDKKEKEQKEKDK, encoded by the exons ATG TCACGCAGATATGACTCCCGGACAACAATCTTTTCACCTGAAG GACGTCTGTACCAGGTGGAGTATGCGATGGAAGCAATCGGTCACGCTGGAACATGCCTCGGGATTCTCGCCAACGATGGAGTGCTGCTAGCAGCAGAGAGACGCAACATACACAAACTACTTGATGAGGTCTTCTTCTCCGAGAAGATCTACAAGCTCAACGA GGATATGGCTTGTAGTGTTGCTGGGATCACATCAGATGCTAATGTACTCACAAATGAGCTGCGACTTATTGCACAGAG GTATTTATTGCAGTACCAGGAGCCGATTCCATGCGAGCAGCTGGTCACAGCTCTGTGCGACATAAAGCAAGCATACACGCAGTTTGGAG GTAAGAGACCGTTTGGTGTGTCTCTGCTGTACATGGGCTGGGACAAACACTACGGCTTCCAGTTATACCAGAGTGACCCCAGCGGTAACTATGGAGGTTGGAAGGCAACCTGTATTGGTAACAACAGTGCT GCTGCTGTGTCCATGCTGAAACAGGACTACAAAGAAGGGGAAATGACCCTGTCCTCTGCTCTGGCTTTGGCCATCAAAGTCCTCAACAAAACAATGGATGTCAGCAAGCTCTCAGCAGAGAAAG TTGAGGTGGCCACCCTGACACGAGAAGacggaaaaacaaaaatcaaggtGCTGAAACAGAAGGAAGTTGAGAAACTCATCAAAAAACACGAGGCTGAAGAGGCCAAAGctgaaaaggacaaaaaagaGAAGGAGCAGAAGgagaaagataaataa